DNA from Gracilinanus agilis isolate LMUSP501 chromosome 3, AgileGrace, whole genome shotgun sequence:
TCCCTCCCCCTGGCATTGAATCTTTGCCCATCAATTTTGCCCTGAGGGCTATTATTGAAAAATACCAGCAGGAAGAGCACCCAGATGTCATCACGTGCCCTGAGCACTCCAGCCAGCCACTCAACGTCTACTGCCTGCAGGACCGCCAGCCGGTGTGTGGCCACTGCCTTACCATTGGCCAGCACCGCGGGCACCCCATCGAAGACCTTCTCAGTGCCTACATGAAAGTAAAGGAGAAGGCCCCCGAGCTCTTTGAGCTGTTTTCTGATGGTCACTGGGAAGATTTCTGGTTGTTCATTGAAAAGTTAAAGGAGCACAAATCCCATCTGGAGCAAGTAGTCCAAAGTGACAAAGAAACCGTCCACCACTATTTTAAGGAGCTTAATGATATCTTGGAGCTGAAAAAAGATGCTTTACTATCTGCTTTGGATGACATTGGGAAGGCGATCGATGAAGAATACACTCCacaaattgaaagaatgaaagaaataagagaagagcAGATTGAATTAAAGTCATTGACTGGCTTTCTGATAGAGGAGGAGTCGCCACTTAAGTTCCTAGAAAAATTCCATAATGTTCGTCAGCGGGTGCAGGCACTGAAACAAAGAGAGCTGCCCAATGTTCAGACTCTAGAGATTTGTCCCCGTGTTGGCGCCGTCCTGAAGGAAGAGTGGGCCAGAACTGAAATCAGTCAAATAAAAAACCTTGTGGTTCCAGAAATAAAGCTCTCCTCGCAAATGATGCAATGCGTCCCGgccaaagaggaggagaaggaggaagagaagaaagtggaGTTTGCAAAGATTTTCAGCATTTTTATACTGACAGTCATTTCAGGGATGTTGatgttaatatttttgtttaacaGACACACGCTGCCCATTTTACACAATGTGAGTTCAGGATATTTCTCTGAAGTTTCTCAATCTCTGTATCATTCTTTTTTCAACAACATGTATACAGTTAAGGAAACCGTGTGCCTCACTTATCATACGCTGGAGGGATTCCTATGGGACATAATTTCCTGTTTATGAGAATTCGGATCTGGATTTAACTCTGCTTTCCTCTCTCTAGCCAATTAGGTCTGGGAGGCGAGGGGGGAACCTTTCCTGGTGCTACCCAAAATGGTGTGGCAGAAGGTCTCCTTCATGCTTAGACAAGGCGATGGACCCTAAAGCAAAGAGCAAGGAGAAGCAGAATGCTTGGATTGGTGGACATTCAGTTAATCAAAGTTGACtagttttctaaaaattattttgatttgagaAATTTACTTTTCCATTTTGGCCAATAAATGTTGACTGTCTTAGAAGGTCATGACAGTTGAATGTGTTTTTACTGACATGGTTTCCTCTCCTAGAATTCTAAATTCCAAAGtccccttttttcccctactGCTATGCCAGTGTTAACTTGATACAGTTAGCCATCCGCGTCCCATTCCCATAGTCCTTGGCCCCTAAGACCCCATGGCCTTTCTTTCCTCTCGCTGAGCTCTTGGCTCTAGACCAGTTATTCTGACTTTGCCTTGGTTATGAggcatgagatgttggtctatgccagtgattcccaaagtgggtactaccaccccctggtgggtgctgcagcgatccaggggagcggtgatggccacaggtgatttatttttcctattaattgctattaaaatttaaaataaaattaatttccagggggctaagtaatattttttctggaaaggggttggtaggccaaaaaactttgggaattactgctctaGACTATCCTTGAGAGCTCACTTGTTCCCTCTCTTGGGGCAGCTCAAACCCACTGACCTTCACCATCAGCCTCCTTTGTCCCTGTGTCTGTGTCAGCTGATAAGCTCCTGAgtctggagctagaagggacctctcAGGCCTCTAATCCAGCCACTATCCAGGTGCTTGTCTGACCCACACTCAGCTACTGATTACAGAACCTAGGGTTCCTTCCACTGTGCCCTCATCTTACCTGgaccctccttcctttctttttttaaacttttaacttaCATTTAgcaccaatactgtgtattgattccaaggcagaagagcaggaagggctatggaatgggagttaagtgacttgtccagggccacacacctaggaaatgcctgaggccagattggcaCCAACCAACTTGGTGCCCACTTAGTAGGAATCCTATTTTTCCTTCCTGAGGCCATCACACTTCTCCCAGCTATTTcagtctttttcttctcaaacttCCTGTGTTCACCCTGGGCCTCCAACCTCGGCCAAGAATATCCTTATTGAGAAAAGTGAGGCTCTTCACTTGCGAGCAGCCTCCTCTGGTAGTCTGTGCCTCAAAACCATCTCGGATGACATGGGGATTTTGTTGAACtaaattctattttctatctctcctccattagaaaaataccaaaaaaagaaaaataattcttcctACAAGGGCCATATCTACACTAAAGGAATTGGTTGGTTCACCAAGTCCCATCAGATTTGTTTGAGCACAAAATGAATTTTGGGTCATCAGAATTgcccattttttcttctgtgatcctctctttccttttgagTTCTGGATATTTTTCCTCCACagatgttctctctccctctctctgtctctgtatctcaatatctttctctctcttttttctctttatggtATGCAAGGGACCAGGGTAACTAGGAAACAAAAATGGAAGGGGTAGCAAAATAATATCTGCTTTTAGAGAGTTTGCCTGTCAGTGGAGATACAATATGAGCAAGGattaaatatgaagtaatttgaggagagaaagagttCTATTAACTTAATGATGAAAGCTCTATTTTTGTGTGCAAGacatatatctctatatctctatcaaTCCACACTCAGTTCTTATGGAGGCTGATGATGGGCCAGTAAAGGCCTGAGAGAAGGAACCAGTATCACAgaagccaaggcagaagagaggaccCAGGAGGGGTGACTGTGCCTGGCTGAGACAGAGTGAAGACATTGGTCCTGATTGCTGAGGGTTAGGAGGTCAAGGTGTCTGAGGGGTTACCAttgtctttatatttaaatccctgagccatcaccagtgattttttttaataacccttctcttctgtcttagaatcaatactattgtattggttccaagggacaagagtggtaaagactaggaaatggggttgcagagctaggaagtgtctggtgcCAGATGTGactccaggacctcccatctctgggtctggctctcaattcactgagccatgcAGCTGTCCACTCCCATTACCAAtcatctttccttttgtcttgccattgaatATTTATGGCTCTGGGAGAGAGAGGCCATTTAAATCTGATTTATGTTTGATTCAAAAGAAATCACCATTGATATCATTTTGAGTAAGAAGGGACCACAGCCATTTAAGTCTCCAAATCTGGGTGAAGAAGCCAATAAGCAGGTAACAAACTCCTTAAGGAAAGAAGGCAAACAACCTCTTAGCCAGCAGATGACTTCAGCTAGAGTCTGCGTTGAGTGATACAAGAGGGAATAAACCTCAGAAACAAAGATGTTTCTGAAGGGATGGTGgcaaagggaaagtttggcagtCTCCCTGAGGATCAAGGGCAAACCTTCTAGAACCTCCTGCCCTGGTGTGTTGAGGGACATGAGACAGTCCTGGAGAGGCTGATCTGGAATAAACCACATTTGTGTCATCAGAGGCCATTCTCTTTTGAGAAGTTGTGGATCTACCTGGAAGGGCCCTGGAGTAATCTGAGGCATGACCTCATCAGCAAACAGGAGGACCCACACTGTCTATGGGAATGCAGCTTTCACTCTGACTTTGTCCAAGACATCCTCCATGACAACAGCTTCCCTGATTCATTCTTTGATAGTGATATAAAGGACTGTTGAACAAACTCAGCTTTCTGGTTGTCCATCCAATAATATTATGGGCTGCTTGGACATCTCTTCCATATGCAAACTAGGACTTTTTTGGTTCTCCTTGTCCTTACTTCCTTCCATTTGGAGAGATGGCAGCAAAGCTCAGATAATTCTCTTATTTGTCACATTGAAACTCTCCAAAGGATTCTGCAATGCCATCACTAGCTTGGTTTGATTCATTTCCTgttggattgtaagctccttgggggtcAAGATTCTGTCTTATTTCATCAGTGAATGCCCAGCCCTGGAGCCATGATGCCATGCCCACAGAGCACCCTTCCTTCTTCAGGGCCTCTCCATTTCGATCATAAAGCTTTTCTGTGCCATTGCTCATAGTTTACATCACTTAGCATGGCTCATGCACACAATAGGCTCCCTCCTTGTTCACTTCTCTTGGGATGTGAGCATTTTTATGTTTAACGCTCCTGAAGGAAGAGCAGAGAGGGGGTCCCTCCTGTTATGCTTCATCCTTCAGTGACTGAGAATCAGATTTTGATCAGAAACAGAAGTGAATGGAAATTGCAGGCTATTGTAGAGTCTTCCTCAATAAGTTGCTAAACATATAACTGGGAGTTCTATGGGAAATCCAGATCCTTGTTTTGTTTGGAAATCAGTCTCCAGGGCTCGATGTGTAATGACCACCCAGCTCCCAATCCTCCTACTGATGGGTGCAAGGGCTTTCCATACCCCATTTTTCTGGCTGGGGCTGGTCTAACTCCACCTTAGGCAGCATGGTGGCTCTTCTCCCCATCACCCCCTCTCCAGGAGTCTCACCATATCAGAACCAGGCTCAGGGAGCACACCCCACCAACTTAGCTCACTGAGCGCCTCAGACTCTGGAGCTCAAGGGATACTCCCACATTATCCTGGGCCCAAGGGCACAAATGGAAGGTATGGGCTATACCACTGGCTGAGAATCTGTTCAAGAAAAAGATTTATATTGGATTCTGCAGGATTAAGATCTTTAAAGTTTGTCAAAATAATTagatgggacagctaggtagctcaggggattgagagccatctagagatgggaggtcctgggttcaaatctgtctttagaccctaactatgtgaccatgagcaagtcacttaaccctcattttctagcccttaccacccctctatcttggaaccaatactcagaaaTGATTTTAAGACGGAAgagaagttgttttgttttgtttttaaattagagTCATCTCTATTCTAGGATTTCCAAAATGTGAGGTACCTGTGGTGACATCAGTCTTCTTAAGCTCAGAAAAGTATCTGGTTTGCTTCACAACCTGGAGCAGAGGAGATGAAGGTTTGGAAGATGGGCTAGAGTCCTCTGGTGACCACTGATGTGAGTCTACACTTCCCCCACCTGGCTTAGTGCCCCCATACAGGATTCTGTCTGTCCCTAGGTGGCACTTCTCCCAAGCCAACAACCTCCTGGCCTTGTCTGAGGTTATCCAGTGACTTTCCCAAAAGCTGAAGAAAAAGGAGAGTGAAGGCCATTCCCCCAAGCTCAAAGCACTCCTTCCTCCtctgaagatgggattaacttcCCCTGCCCATtgttagatttaatcatcaaatgTGTACACACCCCACTTGGGATAAatttctccccccttctctcccctagGCTAGGCTCCTGGCCCTTTGGTTAGGCCTCCAGACTCAATTCTGATCCAGGAATAAGGTCTATAACAGGGAGAGGGGCAGGAACTAGGATTTCCCtggcatagggaactcctggTGGAGGAAACTCTCTCCCAAGACAGGTTGTGCCTCCTGTACAactcctagtccagtgatggcaaacctatgacacgtgtgtcagcactgacatgagtagccattttcgatgacacacgtCCTTTTCCTTACTACATAACCATTAAACTGGTTTGAGAGATCTAATCTCTGATAGCAGTGGATAACATAcctgggggaccctgggcaaatgacttcacctagttctgcctcagtttcctcatctgcaaaatgggaataagagcATTTCCCTTCCACgaatgttgtgaggatccaacAAGATAATTCAAAGTGATTTTCAAACCTTAAGGCTCCATCTAATGCTAGTCATGGCAAAGAGAAAGTTAAGCCCTTGAATGTCCTAGAAGGACTAGCTGATGCTTCCTTTGCCCAAAGAGCACCCCAGTACTTGGGCTTTGTGTAGGCCATCTTATAAGAGCAGTTTGGCAAGTACTGTAGAAATAGCAGATTTTGTGGGGGCCAATTGGGCCTAAAAAGGGCAGTTTTCACAATTGATGCCTATGTTCTGGGGGTCTTAATTGGCTTAGTTTTGGGGCTACCATTCTGAGTGCCACTgtttaaagaaaatgaggatgaATGGATTGGATTGGGGAGAAAGAGGACATGCACTCACCCACAGGCCTCTGTGTGGGTGCTGCTGGCACAAGGGTTATGCCTCTCCCCACCTGGCAGGCTTTGCTGGACTAAGCCTGTCAGTTGTCCCCTtttaacagctgcccaggcagggaaccactgagaagttgtgtgTGTGGTTAACTCCCCtcctcaacctggggttggaatgGATATTAATAAGGGCTATTGGTATTCTGATTGGATAACGCTGTTGGATCTAACTGTGTAGCTGTCTCCCCTTCCCAAAGACTCtagatatattcaccactcaggaaaggtactttgtaaCAAACAACTGTATTTAATTCTAgctcaatggggttaggaacaagggaaagaatggaggatttgggaaccttattgcTAACTGTCTAAATAAATTATCAAAGCCACAGAGGTTGCTAGATCAGGTAGAGACTGGAGATTCTTCAGCCTCTCAAtaactctggcttgacttggccagagccaagccaaagattagggaaggcttttgatgatcttcttgaatgacaatagtattctctcacaacTCTATTGATGATGGTTGtaatgtggagatctctttatcatctctgataatctgataaggacagtttagttgataaggaaataaggaacactgaacatcttttagctcatgcttccatctctgtctctaggagcatggagtttattatatatatttcaagactcattttacacaaaagaaCCCCGCCCCCcactgaaactttgcagatgcacagaagttataaattatgtcatatcaaaacacaaaaggtctcattggcttcagaacagactaAGGCCAAGgttgaattttgactgggttcttatcagaaagccaagtaggggaatatttttcttagggttgaattgcccctgctaaggttttggccttggctataccaggcagctgcattcctggccaaagggggagagtgttaaccttttaaatgctggtctgctaggaacctaaagctcttcaataaggccacaatacttttcaaaaagaaatcacaaggattacaaaaggggtcaaaagaggagtctcagatttttatctcttctcttattggATTCCCACATATTtgccccttttctttaaattaaaatgatttattacacaggaaaactttttaataatgaaaggagtcaccaattagttataatcatcagctatagctggatctgataggatttacagattaaactgtttatttatggctATCTACAGTCATAAtatctctctagctctctcaagCAAGGCAGATGGATTGTAGGCATAGGGCTACCCTCCCACTTGACTTCCCACCTCCCAAGATTGCTCCAGACTGAGCTATCTTGTGCTATgcctggtgggtatttatagggttggctctaAATGACTTTTGCTCTGGCTCACAGGACCTGGGTACATTCTGCAGTCTTCAACTGAaggtcttgtcactcaaagtggtgtccatcttgtcccagaaattcattataacacCACCTGATGTCTACCTGGGGCAGCCCCCTgcccggggggtggggggggcagctCTCATTCCTATGCCAGTGGTGCTTTGCTCCTTGCCCCCATTATGGCTAGGTGCATCCTCTGGGGCCAGGGGAAGTGAGTCCTTCCTTCTGTGTGATGGCCCTGCACCTCCTCAGGGGAATGCATGACCCCAACCCCCAAAGGCAGCATCTCCTCCCATGCTGGTCACCCCCAGGCCTGCCAGGCTGCTCCCAAGCCCCAGTTCTCCTGCCAATGAGGAGCCTCATCATGGCTGAGGGGAATGGGCCCAATCTCTCTGCTGCTCCTGAGTCCCACCAAGGAGGCCCAGTAGAAGGGAAGGCCCTCCAGGAGGTCAATTGCCCCTGTATCCCCCCAGGAGGCACCGTGCACACAGAAAGAGCCTCATAGATGCTTATTGCTTCTATCTTCCATGGCTCCTGTGGCCATCTTGAAGGCGCCTGGCTATTTGCTGTGGTCTCCCCTGCTGGAAGATGAGCCTCCTGTTCTGTGTCTCTGGTGCCTGGCACAGTGCTTGAGGGTttcataaatgcctgttgactgagGATTCCCAAGCCAGGGCTGTGGAAGGCCGTCTCtattgttaaactggaaaaaacacaaaactattaaatagtcagaaaaaccacttttTAATCAGGGAAAACGAGGTGTGTGCATTATCAGGCCTCCTCTCAGAGCTCTATGCCACAAG
Protein-coding regions in this window:
- the LOC123241982 gene encoding tripartite motif-containing protein 59-like encodes the protein MHNFEEELTCSICYSIFEDPRVLPCSHTFCRNCLENVLQSSGNFYVRRAIRISLTCPNCRSIIEIPPPGIESLPINFALRAIIEKYQQEEHPDVITCPEHSSQPLNVYCLQDRQPVCGHCLTIGQHRGHPIEDLLSAYMKVKEKAPELFELFSDGHWEDFWLFIEKLKEHKSHLEQVVQSDKETVHHYFKELNDILELKKDALLSALDDIGKAIDEEYTPQIERMKEIREEQIELKSLTGFLIEEESPLKFLEKFHNVRQRVQALKQRELPNVQTLEICPRVGAVLKEEWARTEISQIKNLVVPEIKLSSQMMQCVPAKEEEKEEEKKVEFAKIFSIFILTVISGMLMLIFLFNRHTLPILHNVSSGYFSEVSQSLYHSFFNNMYTVKETVCLTYHTLEGFLWDIISCL